A genomic region of Anaerolineales bacterium contains the following coding sequences:
- a CDS encoding metal ABC transporter permease, giving the protein MNILDLLASLLFDHTIRTVALGTATLGIVSGVLGSFAVLRKQSLLGDALSHAALPGVALAYMLTGSKSSLVLMLGAGVAGVLAILLLVGITTRTPLKEDSVLGIVLSVFFGLGLMLLTFLQRNPDARQAGLNTFLFGQAATLLTRDVLTMAVFGGLALLLALAFWKEFKLLSFDRDFGASLGLPMGAMDILLTTLLVVAVVIGLQAVGVVLMSAMLVAPGAAARQWTDNLGRMTLLSALFGAVAGVAGALVSSLGSGLSTGPVIVLCISLIVLISLTLAPNRGLLWNSLRQWRTRRRLRSDVVLENLYQMSSQHADPTHPHAVAALEAVSGSGAVRRSLQDLQHRGLVAPHANGQWALTPQGVALAQRQQQAAKPAEERRHD; this is encoded by the coding sequence ATGAACATCCTCGACCTTCTCGCCAGCCTGCTGTTTGACCACACAATCCGCACGGTCGCGCTCGGCACGGCTACGCTCGGCATAGTCAGCGGCGTACTGGGCAGCTTCGCCGTGTTGCGCAAGCAGAGCCTGCTGGGGGATGCGCTCTCGCATGCGGCCCTGCCCGGCGTGGCGCTGGCCTATATGCTCACCGGCAGCAAATCGAGCCTGGTGCTGATGCTGGGTGCCGGTGTGGCTGGCGTGCTGGCAATCCTGCTGCTGGTGGGCATCACCACCCGTACGCCCCTCAAAGAAGATAGTGTGCTGGGCATCGTGCTCTCGGTATTTTTTGGCCTGGGCTTGATGCTACTCACATTTCTGCAACGTAACCCGGATGCGCGCCAAGCTGGGCTGAACACCTTCCTCTTCGGGCAGGCCGCCACCCTGTTGACCCGCGATGTGCTCACGATGGCAGTCTTTGGTGGGCTGGCACTGCTGTTAGCGCTGGCATTCTGGAAAGAATTCAAGCTACTTAGTTTTGATCGTGATTTCGGCGCCAGCCTGGGCTTGCCCATGGGAGCGATGGACATTTTGCTCACTACCCTACTGGTGGTGGCCGTGGTGATCGGCCTGCAAGCCGTGGGCGTAGTGCTGATGAGTGCCATGCTGGTGGCCCCCGGAGCCGCGGCGCGCCAATGGACGGACAACCTGGGCCGCATGACCCTGCTCTCGGCCTTGTTCGGCGCGGTGGCCGGCGTGGCCGGTGCGCTGGTGAGCAGCCTGGGCAGCGGGCTTTCCACCGGGCCGGTGATCGTGCTGTGCATCAGCCTGATCGTACTGATCTCGCTGACGCTGGCACCCAACCGCGGCCTGTTATGGAACAGCCTGCGCCAATGGCGTACACGCCGCCGGCTGCGCAGCGATGTGGTGCTGGAAAACCTGTACCAGATGAGCTCGCAACATGCCGACCCCACCCACCCGCATGCCGTCGCCGCGCTGGAAGCCGTGAGCGGGAGCGGCGCGGTACGCCGCTCGCTACAGGATCTGCAGCACCGCGGCCTGGTCGCCCCGCACGCCAATGGTCAATGGGCACTGACCCCACAAGGGGTTGCCCTGGCCCAACGACAACAACAGGCGGCCAAGCCCGCCGAGGAGCGCCGTCATGACTAG
- a CDS encoding metal ABC transporter permease produces MTSAQIEIQLIGMVVAAACALPGVFLVLRGMAMMSDAISHTVLLGIVLSFFVLDDLESPWLILGAAAMGLVTVSLTELLNRTKLVKHDAAIGLVFPALFSLAVILISRFARGVHLDNDAVLLGELAFAPFDRLMLFGTLLPRSLVVMGTILLINLVFITAFYKELKLATFDAGLAAALGFSPALIHYGLMGLVSFTAVGAFDAVGSILVVAFMVAPAAGAYLLTDKLKRMLAYSVALGALGALGGYWMAHLLDANIAGSMATIIGILFLLCLLFAPQRGLLASSTRRRRQRWEFAQTMLTIHLLHHEGTPEAKVENRLDHLHDHLRWAPAFAHGVVQRADERGLVQLENGSLHLTEAGRGLARTMLADRR; encoded by the coding sequence ATGACTAGCGCCCAGATCGAAATTCAGCTAATCGGCATGGTTGTCGCCGCGGCCTGCGCACTGCCCGGGGTTTTCCTGGTGTTGCGCGGTATGGCGATGATGAGCGATGCCATCAGCCACACGGTACTGCTGGGCATTGTGCTTAGCTTCTTTGTTTTAGATGATCTAGAGTCGCCCTGGTTGATCCTGGGTGCGGCGGCGATGGGCTTGGTCACCGTGAGCCTGACTGAGCTGCTCAACCGCACCAAGCTGGTCAAGCATGATGCCGCCATTGGCCTGGTCTTCCCCGCGCTGTTCAGCCTGGCCGTGATCCTGATCTCCCGCTTTGCGCGCGGTGTCCACCTGGATAATGACGCCGTGCTGCTCGGCGAGTTGGCTTTCGCACCGTTTGACCGCTTGATGTTGTTTGGCACCCTGCTGCCGCGCTCGCTGGTGGTGATGGGGACTATCTTGCTGATCAATTTGGTGTTTATCACCGCGTTCTACAAAGAGCTCAAGCTGGCCACCTTTGATGCCGGCTTGGCAGCGGCGCTGGGTTTCTCGCCGGCACTGATCCATTATGGCTTGATGGGGCTGGTGTCCTTCACCGCCGTCGGGGCGTTTGACGCAGTGGGCTCAATTTTGGTGGTGGCCTTCATGGTGGCGCCCGCCGCCGGCGCCTACCTACTCACCGACAAGCTGAAGCGCATGTTGGCCTACAGCGTGGCGCTGGGCGCGTTGGGTGCGCTGGGTGGCTACTGGATGGCCCATCTACTGGATGCCAATATTGCTGGCAGCATGGCGACCATCATCGGCATTCTGTTCCTGCTATGCCTGTTGTTTGCCCCGCAGCGTGGCCTGCTAGCCAGCAGTACGCGCCGCCGGCGCCAGCGCTGGGAGTTTGCCCAGACGATGCTTACCATCCACCTGCTGCACCACGAGGGTACGCCCGAGGCCAAGGTGGAAAACCGCCTCGACCATTTGCACGACCACTTACGCTGGGCCCCAGCCTTTGCGCACGGCGTAGTGCAACGCGCCGATGAACGCGGCCTGGTGCAGCTGGAAAATGGTAGCCTGCACCTTACCGAAGCCGGCCGCGGCCTGGCGCGTACAATGCTGGCGGATAGACGCTGA
- a CDS encoding LacI family DNA-binding transcriptional regulator, which yields MSTIEEIAKQAGVSRSTVSRVINDDPNVNAATRERVLAVVSSNNYVPNRAARKLAGGRTGVMGLVIPIGVSRLFVEPFFPILIQSVTNHCNHLNRSVMFWLGEPEHERRSITQILSNDLLDGVIVSSLQDRDPIVEALHHSRIPFVLIGRYRGNLPVSFVDIDNEQCTQMAVNHLIRSGHKRIATITGVNSTLVTRERLEAYRTTLQNAGLEVSEDLIAEGGFVEEGGYAAMSKLWPHRPDAVFATNDAMAVGAIRYLLEQGVRVPEDIAIVGFDDAPFAASYKPALTTVGQPIAELGRHAVEMLVTLIDGPDQGRMTQVLPSELIIRESA from the coding sequence TTGAGCACGATTGAAGAGATTGCAAAGCAGGCTGGCGTATCCCGTTCCACGGTCTCACGCGTGATCAATGATGACCCGAACGTGAATGCCGCCACGCGGGAACGCGTGCTGGCCGTGGTTAGCTCCAACAACTATGTGCCCAACCGCGCCGCGCGCAAGCTGGCGGGTGGGCGCACGGGGGTGATGGGGCTGGTGATCCCGATCGGCGTCTCACGCCTGTTCGTGGAGCCCTTCTTCCCGATCCTGATCCAGAGCGTCACCAATCACTGCAATCATCTCAATCGTTCCGTGATGTTCTGGCTGGGCGAGCCAGAGCATGAGCGCCGAAGCATTACCCAGATTCTCAGCAATGACCTCCTTGACGGGGTCATTGTTTCGTCTCTGCAGGATCGCGATCCAATCGTCGAGGCGCTGCACCATTCGCGCATCCCGTTTGTGCTCATTGGGCGTTACCGCGGCAATCTGCCGGTCAGCTTTGTAGACATCGACAATGAGCAATGCACCCAGATGGCAGTCAATCATCTGATCCGTAGCGGCCACAAGCGCATTGCCACCATCACTGGAGTGAATAGCACGCTAGTTACCCGTGAACGCCTTGAGGCGTACCGCACCACGCTGCAAAACGCCGGGCTGGAGGTAAGCGAAGACCTGATCGCCGAGGGCGGCTTTGTGGAAGAGGGTGGTTATGCCGCCATGAGCAAGCTCTGGCCGCATCGCCCAGATGCGGTGTTCGCCACCAACGATGCCATGGCGGTGGGCGCCATTCGCTACCTGTTGGAACAGGGCGTGCGCGTGCCGGAAGATATTGCCATCGTCGGTTTTGATGATGCCCCCTTCGCCGCCAGCTATAAGCCGGCCCTCACCACCGTCGGGCAGCCGATCGCCGAGCTTGGCCGCCATGCGGTGGAGATGCTGGTGACGTTGATCGACGGGCCTGACCAGGGCCGCATGACCCAGGTGTTGCCATCTGAATTAATTATCCGGGAATCGGCCTGA
- a CDS encoding beta-galactosidase: MAETAQPFILGANYWPRRKAMYWWGQFDAAEVKEEFALMGELGLNVARIFLLWDDFQPQPDAVSADALAHLETVCNTAADAGLQLDVTFFTGHMSGPNWAPRWLLGGPLPHHQWIRQVVSQGQVQTQGYRNMFADPVALAAERLLLRTVVTRFKDHPAIWMWNLGNEPDLFAWPANAAAGRAWTREMTQLIGEIDPVHPVTLGLHGGSLHERNGLMVSDVYAETDVAVMHSYPMYVDWSRHPLDPDFVPYTCALTAALCGKPVLMEEFGGCTAAPGQASYHWEWDALGQHYRRFMASEEDLAEYFRQVLPKLVEVGTTGAITWCFADYVEALWDQPPCDASRHERFFGLVRPDGSLKPHAEVIRQFAASQPRVQPIPAWAQLAVEPAAFNADPNTQVRQLYPRYLQAMAAAHKNQ, translated from the coding sequence ATGGCCGAAACTGCACAACCTTTCATTTTAGGGGCCAATTATTGGCCGCGCCGCAAAGCGATGTACTGGTGGGGCCAGTTCGACGCCGCCGAGGTCAAGGAAGAGTTCGCGCTGATGGGTGAGCTCGGCTTGAATGTGGCGCGCATCTTCCTTTTATGGGATGACTTTCAGCCTCAGCCCGATGCGGTCTCCGCGGACGCGCTGGCGCACCTCGAAACGGTGTGCAACACCGCCGCCGATGCCGGCCTGCAACTCGATGTGACCTTTTTCACCGGCCACATGAGCGGCCCCAACTGGGCGCCGCGCTGGCTGCTGGGCGGGCCATTGCCGCACCACCAGTGGATCCGCCAGGTGGTGAGCCAGGGCCAGGTGCAAACCCAGGGTTACCGCAATATGTTTGCCGACCCTGTGGCGCTGGCTGCCGAGCGGCTGCTACTGCGCACCGTTGTCACGCGCTTCAAGGATCATCCGGCGATCTGGATGTGGAACCTGGGCAACGAGCCTGACTTGTTCGCCTGGCCGGCCAACGCCGCGGCCGGCCGCGCTTGGACCCGCGAGATGACCCAGCTGATTGGCGAGATCGACCCCGTGCACCCCGTTACCCTCGGGCTGCACGGCGGCAGCCTGCACGAGCGCAACGGCTTGATGGTCAGCGATGTGTACGCCGAGACCGATGTGGCTGTGATGCACTCCTACCCGATGTATGTCGATTGGTCACGCCACCCGCTCGATCCGGATTTTGTGCCGTATACCTGCGCCCTCACTGCGGCCTTGTGTGGCAAGCCGGTGCTGATGGAAGAGTTCGGTGGCTGCACCGCGGCACCCGGCCAGGCTTCCTATCATTGGGAGTGGGATGCGCTCGGCCAGCACTATCGCCGCTTCATGGCTTCCGAAGAAGACTTGGCCGAATATTTTCGCCAGGTGCTGCCTAAATTGGTCGAGGTCGGCACCACCGGGGCGATCACCTGGTGCTTTGCCGATTACGTCGAAGCACTATGGGATCAGCCGCCCTGTGATGCCAGCCGGCACGAACGCTTCTTCGGCCTGGTGCGGCCGGATGGCAGCCTGAAGCCGCATGCCGAAGTGATCCGCCAGTTTGCCGCCAGCCAGCCGCGCGTCCAGCCCATTCCGGCCTGGGCGCAACTGGCGGTGGAGCCAGCGGCGTTCAACGCCGACCCCAATACCCAGGTTCGCCAGCTCTACCCGCGCTATCTGCAAGCCATGGCAGCTGCGCACAAAAACCAGTAA
- a CDS encoding zinc ABC transporter substrate-binding protein gives MKRILLVSLAVLLAACAAPTPDSGKLQVVTTIGQIGDAARVIGGDLIEVHALMGPGVDPHLYVASEGDVSTLQNADVILYNGLFLEAQMDNILEQISEYKTVVPVAENIPAERLLASPIYPDEHDPHVWFDVQLWRYAVEAVRDALMAADPANAAAFEANAAAYLAELDALDAYVRTEAERLPAGQRILITAHDAFNYFGRAYGFEVMGLQGISTQSEASTADVQDLAALIVARQVPAVFIESSVPVRTVEALQEAVRAQGHEVAIGGQLFSDAMGNADTPEGTYIGMVRYNIQTIVGALLNEK, from the coding sequence GTGAAAAGAATCCTTTTAGTTTCCTTGGCCGTGCTACTGGCGGCCTGTGCCGCCCCCACCCCGGATAGTGGCAAGCTGCAAGTCGTAACTACGATCGGCCAGATCGGTGACGCGGCACGCGTCATCGGTGGCGATCTGATCGAAGTACATGCCCTGATGGGGCCGGGGGTGGATCCGCACCTCTATGTGGCCTCCGAGGGCGATGTCAGCACTTTGCAAAATGCCGATGTGATCCTTTACAACGGCTTGTTCCTCGAGGCTCAGATGGACAACATCCTCGAGCAGATCAGCGAGTACAAGACCGTGGTGCCCGTCGCCGAGAACATCCCCGCCGAGCGACTGCTGGCCTCGCCGATCTACCCGGATGAGCACGACCCGCATGTGTGGTTCGACGTGCAACTGTGGCGCTATGCGGTAGAGGCGGTACGCGACGCGCTGATGGCGGCTGACCCGGCCAACGCCGCCGCCTTTGAAGCCAACGCGGCTGCCTACCTGGCCGAGCTGGATGCGCTGGACGCGTACGTGCGCACAGAGGCAGAGCGGCTGCCGGCAGGGCAGCGCATCCTCATCACCGCGCACGATGCTTTCAACTATTTCGGGCGCGCCTACGGCTTTGAAGTCATGGGCTTGCAGGGCATCAGTACGCAATCCGAAGCCAGCACGGCCGATGTGCAGGATCTGGCCGCGCTGATCGTGGCCCGCCAGGTGCCGGCGGTGTTCATTGAATCCTCGGTGCCGGTGCGCACGGTGGAAGCCTTGCAAGAGGCGGTGCGCGCCCAGGGCCACGAAGTGGCCATCGGCGGGCAACTCTTCTCCGACGCGATGGGCAACGCCGATACGCCCGAGGGCACCTACATTGGCATGGTACGCTACAACATCCAAACCATTGTGGGCGCACTCCTAAACGAGAAGTGA
- a CDS encoding sugar ABC transporter permease — MAAKKTDGKKKSGNNIQKRETRWGLLFLSPWLVGFLLFTLLPTLASLAFSFTNYNPLEPENISFAGLNNYARLLTDPFFRQAMAVTIRFVLISIPFALIIPLGLALLVNSPNLLGKNIYRALFFLPSMIPLVVNVMVWRGIMNSESGWLNKALVALFGIQGPNWFQDEKWVIPGLTIMGIWGAGNAMIIMLAGLQNVPTELYDAAKVDGASGLQRFRHVTLPIISPIIFYQLVLALIGSFQYFTQAYIVSNGRGDPNGATMFYNLYLYRTAFNFLDMGYGATLAWVMFVIVLLITIFLFRTQQRWVYYAGGE; from the coding sequence ATGGCTGCCAAAAAAACTGACGGCAAGAAAAAATCAGGCAATAACATCCAGAAGCGCGAAACGCGCTGGGGATTGCTGTTTCTTAGCCCCTGGCTGGTTGGCTTTCTGCTGTTTACATTGCTGCCCACCCTGGCCTCGCTGGCCTTCTCATTCACCAACTACAACCCGCTCGAACCGGAAAATATCAGTTTCGCCGGGCTCAACAACTATGCGCGCCTGCTGACTGATCCTTTCTTCCGCCAGGCGATGGCCGTGACCATTCGCTTCGTCCTTATTTCCATTCCGTTTGCACTCATCATCCCGTTGGGATTGGCCCTGCTGGTAAATTCACCTAACTTGCTGGGCAAAAATATCTATCGCGCCTTGTTCTTCCTGCCCTCGATGATCCCTTTGGTGGTCAATGTGATGGTATGGCGCGGCATTATGAACTCCGAATCGGGGTGGCTTAACAAAGCGCTGGTTGCCTTGTTCGGCATTCAGGGGCCCAACTGGTTCCAGGATGAAAAATGGGTCATCCCTGGGCTGACCATTATGGGCATCTGGGGCGCCGGCAACGCCATGATCATTATGTTGGCCGGCTTGCAGAATGTGCCCACGGAGTTGTACGATGCCGCCAAGGTGGATGGCGCCAGCGGCTTGCAGCGTTTTCGCCACGTCACCCTGCCGATCATCTCGCCGATCATTTTCTACCAGTTGGTCTTGGCGCTGATCGGCTCCTTTCAGTACTTTACGCAGGCCTACATTGTCAGCAACGGGCGTGGTGACCCCAACGGGGCTACCATGTTCTACAACCTGTATTTGTATCGCACCGCGTTCAACTTCCTCGATATGGGCTACGGTGCCACCCTGGCCTGGGTGATGTTTGTCATCGTTTTGCTCATCACCATCTTTTTGTTCCGCACGCAGCAGCGCTGGGTGTATTACGCCGGAGGCGAATGA
- a CDS encoding metal ABC transporter ATP-binding protein — protein MQAKPFAVQVADLTVAYQEKPVLWDVDLDVPQGVLMAIVGPNGAGKTTMLKAILGLLTPAAGQVSIFGKPYKEQRSLVGYVPQRGSVDWDFPTSVLDVVMMGNYGKLGWLRRPGAADRRAAEQALEKVGLADYANRQISQLSGGQQQRTFLARALMQDAQIYFMDEPFQGVDATTERAIVELLKELRAQGKTVLAVHHDLQTVPEYFDWAVLLNVRRIASGPVAQVFTEENLRAAYGGRVSVLAPKARPDA, from the coding sequence ATGCAAGCAAAACCTTTTGCCGTTCAAGTCGCTGACCTTACGGTGGCGTATCAGGAGAAGCCCGTTTTGTGGGACGTCGATCTCGACGTCCCACAAGGCGTTTTGATGGCGATTGTTGGGCCGAATGGCGCCGGCAAAACCACCATGCTTAAAGCGATCCTCGGCCTGCTTACCCCGGCGGCCGGGCAGGTATCGATTTTTGGCAAACCCTACAAAGAGCAGCGCAGCCTGGTGGGCTACGTACCGCAACGCGGCAGTGTGGATTGGGATTTCCCAACCAGCGTGCTGGACGTGGTGATGATGGGCAACTACGGGAAGCTCGGCTGGCTGCGCCGCCCTGGCGCAGCCGACCGGCGCGCCGCGGAACAAGCCCTGGAGAAAGTGGGCCTGGCCGATTACGCCAACCGCCAGATCAGCCAACTCTCCGGCGGGCAGCAACAACGCACCTTCCTGGCGCGCGCCCTGATGCAGGACGCGCAGATCTATTTTATGGATGAGCCCTTCCAAGGTGTAGACGCCACCACCGAACGGGCGATCGTTGAGCTGCTCAAGGAGCTGCGCGCCCAGGGCAAGACCGTGCTGGCGGTTCACCATGACCTGCAAACTGTGCCCGAGTATTTTGACTGGGCCGTGCTGCTCAACGTGCGCCGCATTGCCAGCGGCCCAGTGGCGCAAGTCTTCACCGAGGAGAACCTACGCGCCGCCTATGGCGGCCGGGTTAGCGTGCTGGCGCCAAAAGCGAGGCCCGACGCATGA
- a CDS encoding carbohydrate ABC transporter permease produces MMASQVISTPPRSWSGKLRRSLPYIGMSLLGLTVLLLFLAPLGYMTLTSFKTLNQIRDANSQFLPASPINFTYEGKEYPLLEVPTEDGVRELALVKPGREASEYVDPQAPEAGLFTVPGRWRTFTPVYAFNPTTDNFPTSWNQINLGRLFRNTIFIAVAGTVGTLLSSIVVAYGFARFRVPGIGVLFIILISTIILPRQVTLIPTYIFFRAIGWGGTWLPLIVPHFFANAYNVFLLRQYFRAIPRDLDEAATLDGATPWQVLLHVILPQSYPAIVAVGLFHFFYAWNDFFEPLVYLQGREELYTISIGMTQFNNIFTTQPGLAMAASMMAIALPMVMFFLAQRVFVQGIVITGVEK; encoded by the coding sequence ATGATGGCATCACAGGTGATCTCCACTCCACCGCGCTCGTGGTCGGGCAAGCTGCGCCGCAGCCTGCCTTATATCGGCATGAGCCTGCTCGGCCTTACCGTCTTGTTGCTCTTCCTGGCGCCGTTAGGTTACATGACCCTGACCTCTTTCAAGACCCTCAACCAGATCCGCGATGCCAATTCGCAGTTCCTGCCCGCCAGCCCGATCAACTTCACCTATGAGGGCAAAGAATATCCACTGCTGGAAGTGCCCACCGAGGATGGCGTGCGTGAGCTGGCACTGGTAAAACCCGGCCGCGAAGCCAGCGAATATGTTGACCCGCAGGCACCCGAAGCTGGGCTGTTCACCGTGCCCGGGCGCTGGCGTACCTTCACCCCGGTGTATGCCTTCAACCCCACTACCGATAACTTCCCCACCTCCTGGAACCAGATCAACCTCGGGCGCCTGTTCCGCAACACCATCTTTATCGCGGTGGCTGGCACCGTGGGCACGCTGCTCTCCTCCATCGTGGTGGCATATGGCTTCGCCCGTTTCCGCGTGCCAGGCATTGGCGTGCTGTTCATCATCCTGATCTCCACCATCATCCTGCCGCGCCAGGTAACCCTGATCCCCACCTACATCTTCTTCCGCGCCATCGGCTGGGGCGGCACCTGGCTGCCGCTGATCGTGCCGCACTTCTTTGCCAACGCCTACAACGTCTTCCTGCTGCGCCAATACTTCCGCGCCATCCCGCGCGATCTGGATGAGGCGGCCACCTTGGATGGCGCTACGCCCTGGCAGGTGTTGCTGCACGTCATTCTGCCGCAGTCGTACCCGGCGATCGTCGCCGTGGGCTTGTTCCACTTCTTTTACGCCTGGAACGATTTCTTCGAACCGCTGGTCTACCTGCAAGGCCGCGAAGAGCTCTACACCATTTCGATCGGCATGACGCAGTTCAACAACATTTTCACTACTCAGCCCGGCCTGGCGATGGCGGCCTCGATGATGGCGATTGCTCTGCCGATGGTGATGTTCTTCCTGGCGCAGCGCGTCTTTGTTCAAGGCATCGTCATCACCGGTGTAGAGAAATGA
- a CDS encoding extracellular solute-binding protein translates to MKKQLLALLSLLMVATFILAACGGGAATPAATADDGAETQDDGVLSDAVDVQTDRVQIYWYIGLGAGAQAQQIPLEKEWVDKFNASQDHIQLIAIIVDNKFARDNLTAQIAAGNAPDIVGPVGTEGRGFFPGAFLDLQPLVDQFGYDTSDIDPAFLEFYKDQGELIGLPFAIFPSALFYNRELFDEAGLAYPPHEVGEKYVLDGAEVEWSFDTMAEVARRLTVDAAGNDASSPDFDKSNIVQYGFDFQWTKDSPRWFSAYFEPFYPVADDGSAVLSDGQIDAIKWYYDAMWGDAPFLPTQAAMDSDLISGNSFSSGKVAMGLTHLWYTCCIDKESVPSWDVAVVPSYNGNTTAKMHGDTFAIMKDSQHPEEAFEVYAYMLGEGAAELYTIYGGLPARTSQQAAFYDAQAANFAPNEVDWDVFTKMIGYLEVPGHELALPNVAKAHDAFLQFGSALRSNPDLDLDAYIQQFLADETAIYKEAE, encoded by the coding sequence ATGAAGAAGCAGTTACTCGCTTTACTCTCGCTGCTGATGGTTGCCACGTTTATCCTGGCGGCCTGTGGCGGCGGAGCTGCCACCCCGGCGGCCACGGCCGATGACGGGGCGGAAACGCAAGACGATGGCGTCCTGAGCGATGCCGTTGACGTGCAGACCGACCGCGTGCAGATCTACTGGTACATCGGTTTGGGCGCAGGCGCGCAGGCGCAGCAGATCCCCCTGGAGAAGGAATGGGTGGACAAGTTCAATGCCTCCCAGGATCACATCCAGCTGATTGCCATCATCGTGGACAACAAGTTCGCTCGCGACAACCTGACCGCACAGATCGCGGCCGGTAACGCCCCCGACATTGTTGGCCCTGTGGGCACCGAAGGCCGTGGCTTCTTCCCCGGCGCCTTCCTGGACCTGCAGCCCTTGGTGGATCAGTTCGGCTACGACACCAGCGACATCGACCCGGCCTTCCTGGAGTTCTACAAGGACCAGGGCGAGTTGATCGGTCTGCCGTTCGCCATCTTCCCCTCGGCGCTGTTCTACAACCGCGAGCTGTTTGACGAAGCCGGCCTGGCGTACCCGCCGCACGAAGTGGGCGAGAAGTACGTGTTGGATGGCGCAGAAGTGGAATGGAGCTTCGACACCATGGCTGAAGTGGCCCGCCGCCTGACGGTGGACGCGGCCGGTAACGATGCCTCCAGCCCGGACTTTGACAAGAGCAACATCGTGCAGTACGGCTTCGACTTCCAGTGGACCAAGGACTCCCCGCGCTGGTTCAGCGCTTACTTCGAGCCCTTCTACCCTGTGGCCGACGATGGCAGCGCGGTGCTGTCTGACGGGCAGATCGACGCGATCAAGTGGTACTACGATGCCATGTGGGGCGATGCGCCCTTCCTGCCCACCCAGGCCGCCATGGATAGCGACCTGATCAGCGGCAACTCCTTCAGCTCCGGCAAGGTAGCCATGGGTCTTACCCACCTGTGGTACACCTGCTGCATCGACAAAGAATCGGTGCCCAGCTGGGACGTGGCCGTGGTGCCTTCCTACAACGGCAACACCACTGCCAAGATGCATGGTGACACCTTCGCCATCATGAAGGACTCCCAGCATCCCGAAGAGGCCTTCGAAGTCTACGCCTACATGTTGGGTGAAGGCGCTGCGGAGCTGTACACCATCTATGGTGGTCTGCCCGCGCGCACCTCGCAGCAGGCGGCTTTCTACGATGCGCAGGCAGCCAACTTCGCTCCCAATGAAGTCGATTGGGATGTCTTCACCAAGATGATTGGTTACCTGGAAGTGCCCGGCCACGAGCTGGCTCTGCCCAACGTAGCCAAGGCGCACGATGCTTTCCTGCAGTTTGGTAGCGCGTTGCGCAGCAACCCTGACTTGGATCTGGACGCCTACATCCAGCAGTTCCTGGCGGATGAGACGGCCATTTACAAGGAAGCCGAATAA